In Pseudoxanthomonas sp. SE1, the genomic stretch CGCTGCCCGCGCCGCTCGGCTGCCTGGCACTGGGCGAAGACGGACGCCTGCTGCTGGGCCTGGCCAAAGGCCTGTACGCGAGTGATGTCGAAGCGCAGCTGTCCAGCCGCGAACTTTCCCTCGACAAGCTGGCCGACGTCGAAGCCGACGACCCGATGACCCGCATCAACGACGGCCGCGCGGATCGTCACGGCGGCTTCGTGTTCGGCACGAAGAGCGAACACGCCGACCTGCGTCCGGCCGGCCGCTTCCACCAGTACACGGCCACGCATGGCCTGCGTGAACTCGCGCTGCCGCGCGTGGCCATCCCGAATTCGATCTGCTTCGATGCCACCGGCACGCGGATGTATTTCTGCGACTCGGTGACGCCGCGGATCCTGCATTGCAGCTACGACGCGGCGACCGCCAGCGTGTCCGACATCGCGGTGTTCGTCGACCTCGACCTGACCGGCGCGGAGCCGGATGGTTCCATCGTCGATGCCGAAGGCGCGCTGTGGAATGCACAGTGGGGCGCGGGCCGCGTGGTGCGCTACCTGCCGGATGGCCGGATCGACCGCATCGTGGCGGTCCCCGCACCGCAGCCTTCTTGCTGCGTGCTGCACGACGACACGCTCTACATCACCAGCGCCCGCGTCGGACTGGATGCCGCCGCGCTGGCGATGCACCCGCTGTCGGGGGGCGTGTTCGCCCATCGCAACGAACGTCGTCTCGCCCGCGATATCGACCGGGTGCGGCTGCCATGATCGCCGTGGACTGGGGCACCAGCACCCTGCGCCTGTACCGCATGGCCGACGATGGGCAGGTCCGCGAGCGCCGTCGCAGCGACCACGGCGTGATGGCCTGCGGTGGACGCTTCGGCGACGTGCTGGCGCAGGAGATCGCCGGTTGGGACGACACCGACGTCCTGCTGTGCGGGATGGTCGGCGGTCGCGGCGGCTGGCACGAGATGCCCTATCTGCCCTGCCCCGCCGGCAACCATGCGCTGG encodes the following:
- a CDS encoding SMP-30/gluconolactonase/LRE family protein, yielding MTTALATLVVDSRCALGEGILWCDRRRVLYWTDILAAELWRHDPDSGHTHTWSLPAPLGCLALGEDGRLLLGLAKGLYASDVEAQLSSRELSLDKLADVEADDPMTRINDGRADRHGGFVFGTKSEHADLRPAGRFHQYTATHGLRELALPRVAIPNSICFDATGTRMYFCDSVTPRILHCSYDAATASVSDIAVFVDLDLTGAEPDGSIVDAEGALWNAQWGAGRVVRYLPDGRIDRIVAVPAPQPSCCVLHDDTLYITSARVGLDAAALAMHPLSGGVFAHRNERRLARDIDRVRLP